One region of Flavobacterium sp. KACC 22763 genomic DNA includes:
- a CDS encoding 3'-5' exonuclease, with protein MKTTDKIIIIDLEATCWQGAVPSGQQNEIIEIGLAVLDTETGEISKNKGILIKPQRSNVSPFCTELTTITQDLLDKNGVSFEEAIDLLKDEYNPDLYTWASYGQYDLNMLKKQCKSFGIPYPMGEEHINVKEHFAEKFGLVKPTGMNGALALLNIPLEGTHHRGIDDAKNIAKILHWCLKN; from the coding sequence ATGAAAACAACAGATAAAATAATTATTATCGATTTAGAAGCCACATGTTGGCAAGGCGCAGTCCCGAGCGGACAGCAAAATGAAATTATTGAAATCGGATTGGCGGTCTTAGATACCGAAACTGGGGAAATTTCAAAAAACAAAGGAATTTTAATTAAACCCCAGCGTTCTAATGTCAGTCCGTTTTGTACTGAACTGACGACTATTACACAAGATTTGCTTGACAAAAATGGAGTAAGTTTTGAAGAAGCTATTGATTTGCTAAAGGACGAATACAATCCAGATTTATATACTTGGGCAAGTTACGGGCAGTACGATTTGAATATGCTGAAAAAACAATGTAAATCGTTTGGAATTCCGTATCCGATGGGAGAGGAGCATATCAATGTAAAAGAGCATTTTGCCGAAAAGTTTGGCCTGGTCAAACCAACCGGAATGAACGGCGCGCTTGCATTGCTGAATATTCCGTTAGAAGGAACACATCACCGCGGAATTGACGATGCTAAAAACATCGCTAAGATTTTGCATTGGTGTCTAAAAAACTAG
- a CDS encoding phytanoyl-CoA dioxygenase family protein, whose product MPWNVLEQIWKRTVNQESSNSNNANWDNEVKTLYQLGIGMEDTLQFLYFEKPDFETFKIWINNRKRDTAPETEDLTENVLSEQDLEFWNQNGYVVVKNAISKEDCEDTQKAIWEYLKMDPNKKESWYERHEDQKGLMLNFSDHKTLNRNRFSPRVKKAYEQLYKTTKIYKTIDKVSFNPPETENFNFLGSPLHWDMSLKKPLNFGLQGLLYLTDCGPNDGAFHCVPGFHNQIDQWLDEVEPHENPRIKALQTLKAKPIVGDAGDFIIWHQALPHCATPNKGEKPRMVQYLTYLPNDYNAAGEWI is encoded by the coding sequence ATGCCTTGGAATGTACTAGAACAAATATGGAAACGCACCGTAAATCAGGAAAGCTCCAATTCGAATAATGCCAACTGGGATAACGAGGTAAAAACCCTTTACCAATTAGGCATTGGCATGGAAGATACTTTGCAGTTTTTATATTTCGAAAAACCCGATTTTGAAACTTTTAAAATTTGGATTAATAACCGAAAACGCGATACTGCTCCCGAAACCGAAGATTTAACTGAAAATGTCCTATCTGAACAAGATTTAGAATTCTGGAATCAAAATGGCTATGTTGTAGTCAAAAATGCCATTTCTAAAGAAGATTGCGAAGACACTCAAAAAGCCATTTGGGAATATCTCAAAATGGATCCTAATAAAAAGGAAAGCTGGTACGAAAGGCATGAAGATCAAAAAGGGCTTATGCTTAATTTTTCTGATCATAAAACTTTAAACCGTAACCGTTTTTCTCCAAGAGTAAAAAAAGCATATGAACAGCTTTATAAAACCACTAAAATTTACAAAACGATTGATAAGGTAAGTTTTAATCCGCCTGAAACAGAGAATTTTAATTTTCTGGGAAGTCCGCTTCATTGGGATATGAGTTTGAAAAAACCTTTGAATTTTGGCCTTCAGGGCTTGCTTTATTTAACTGATTGCGGGCCAAATGATGGCGCTTTTCATTGTGTTCCAGGTTTTCATAACCAAATTGATCAATGGCTAGACGAAGTAGAACCTCACGAAAATCCAAGAATAAAAGCGTTGCAGACTCTTAAAGCAAAACCAATTGTAGGTGATGCAGGAGATTTTATTATTTGGCATCAGGCACTTCCGCATTGTGCGACACCAAATAAAGGAGAAAAACCGCGAATGGTTCAATATCTCACTTATCTTCCAAATGATTATAATGCAGCTGGAGAGTGGATTTAA